A genomic region of Rhodococcus pyridinivorans contains the following coding sequences:
- a CDS encoding ATP-dependent DNA helicase: MPDLPEVPELLRTAVHALGGKERRNQLTMASAVAHSIDTGEHLAVQAGTGTGKSLAYLVPSIRYAVKTGRTVVVSTATIALQRQLVERDLPRLADALAGSLGRRPRFAILKGRGNYLCLNKIHTGLAEETPDAELFDAFALSRIGREVRRVTEWSSTTETGDRDDLSPGVSDQAWRQLSVTARECLGKSRCPVGEDCFAEIARAEAAQVDVVVTNHALLAIDAITGISILPEHDVVVVDEAHELVDRITNVATAELSPGTVSAAARRCVKLVEDQEIDRLDGAAENWESFLEELPAGRWDELPEGAAAALASIRDAAWAVHTAIGPAKPGTDPEVAAARSQALAEIDEVHDCAVRVLTTFEQRDPSQRPDVVWLAADEFRGNVRRTVRVAPLSVGGLLRSRLFGESTVVLTSATLTVGGSFDGLAVNWGLPPQSPARSDTTSASGAEPPSEKGDLAWNGIDVGSPFDHAKAGILYIAKHLTPPGRDGLPPSHLDEIAELVTAAEGRTLGLFSSMRAAKAATEALRERLDTPILCQGDDATGALVEKFAADDATSLFGTLSLWQGVDVPGPSLSLVIIDRIPFPRPDDPLLVARQRAVEARGGNGFMAVAANHAALLLAQGVGRLLRSTDDRGVVAVLDSRLATARYGGYLRASLPPFWETADPAVVRRALTRLRG; the protein is encoded by the coding sequence GTGCCGGATCTCCCCGAAGTCCCAGAATTGCTGCGAACCGCGGTGCACGCGCTGGGCGGTAAGGAGCGGCGCAACCAGCTGACGATGGCCTCGGCCGTCGCGCACAGCATCGATACCGGCGAACACCTCGCCGTGCAGGCCGGCACGGGTACCGGCAAGTCGCTGGCCTATCTCGTGCCGAGCATCCGCTACGCGGTGAAGACGGGTCGCACCGTGGTGGTCTCCACTGCGACCATCGCGCTGCAGCGGCAGCTCGTCGAGCGCGACCTGCCGCGACTCGCCGACGCCCTCGCCGGTTCGCTCGGCCGTCGCCCGCGTTTCGCGATCCTCAAGGGTCGCGGAAACTACCTGTGTCTGAACAAGATCCATACCGGTCTCGCCGAGGAGACGCCCGACGCCGAACTGTTCGACGCGTTCGCCCTCTCGCGCATCGGCCGCGAAGTGCGGCGGGTGACGGAGTGGTCGTCCACCACCGAGACCGGCGACCGCGACGACCTGTCCCCCGGTGTCTCCGATCAGGCGTGGCGTCAGCTGTCCGTCACCGCCCGCGAGTGCCTCGGCAAGTCGCGGTGCCCGGTGGGAGAAGACTGCTTCGCCGAGATCGCGCGCGCCGAGGCCGCGCAGGTCGACGTGGTCGTCACCAACCACGCGCTGCTCGCGATCGATGCGATCACCGGCATCTCGATCCTGCCCGAGCACGATGTCGTGGTCGTCGACGAGGCCCATGAACTCGTCGATCGGATCACGAACGTCGCCACGGCCGAGTTGTCGCCGGGCACGGTGTCGGCGGCTGCGCGGCGCTGCGTCAAGCTCGTCGAGGACCAGGAGATCGACCGGCTCGACGGTGCCGCCGAGAACTGGGAGTCGTTCCTCGAAGAACTGCCGGCTGGGCGCTGGGACGAACTGCCCGAGGGCGCGGCGGCCGCGCTGGCCTCGATCCGCGATGCCGCCTGGGCCGTACACACGGCGATCGGACCGGCCAAGCCCGGCACCGATCCCGAGGTCGCCGCGGCCCGCAGTCAGGCGCTCGCGGAGATCGACGAGGTGCACGACTGCGCGGTCCGGGTGCTGACGACCTTCGAGCAGCGAGACCCTTCGCAGCGACCCGACGTCGTGTGGCTTGCCGCCGACGAGTTCCGCGGCAACGTGCGCCGCACCGTGCGGGTCGCGCCGCTGTCGGTCGGTGGGTTGTTGCGCAGCCGGTTGTTCGGTGAGTCCACCGTCGTCCTCACGTCCGCGACCCTCACGGTCGGCGGGTCGTTCGACGGCCTCGCGGTCAACTGGGGTCTGCCGCCGCAGTCGCCGGCCCGCAGCGACACCACCTCCGCGTCGGGTGCCGAACCTCCTTCCGAAAAGGGCGATCTCGCGTGGAATGGGATCGACGTGGGGTCGCCCTTCGATCACGCGAAGGCGGGCATCCTCTACATCGCCAAGCATTTGACGCCACCCGGCCGCGACGGTCTGCCGCCCTCGCATCTCGACGAGATCGCCGAACTGGTCACCGCCGCCGAGGGGCGCACGCTCGGGTTGTTCTCCTCGATGCGCGCCGCGAAGGCCGCCACCGAGGCGCTGCGCGAGCGTCTCGACACGCCGATCCTGTGCCAGGGCGACGACGCGACCGGCGCGCTGGTCGAGAAGTTCGCAGCCGACGACGCGACGAGCCTGTTCGGCACCCTGTCGCTGTGGCAGGGCGTCGACGTTCCGGGCCCGTCGCTGTCGCTGGTGATCATCGACCGGATTCCGTTCCCCCGCCCCGACGATCCGCTGCTGGTCGCCCGGCAGCGCGCCGTGGAGGCTCGCGGCGGCAACGGGTTCATGGCGGTCGCCGCCAATCACGCCGCTCTGCTGTTGGCGCAGGGTGTCGGGCGACTGTTGCGCAGCACCGACGACCGGGGCGTGGTGGCGGTGCTCGACTCGCGCCTGGCGACCGCACGGTACGGCGGTTATCTGCGTGCGTCGCTGCCGCCGTTCTGGGAGACGGCCGATCCGGCGGTGGTCCGCCGGGCACTCACGCGTTTGCGCGGCTGA